One Arachis duranensis cultivar V14167 unplaced genomic scaffold, aradu.V14167.gnm2.J7QH unplaced_Scaffold_232525, whole genome shotgun sequence DNA segment encodes these proteins:
- the LOC127744096 gene encoding uncharacterized protein LOC127744096 encodes MDQDVRFYESLMQDDDDDPVYDYESETLHTPISSDDESSKHKFSEFDDDYEHGEGRFELGTRFATIDRFKEVVKDSFIAEGRELRWIKNDKERVRVGCIDDECPWLVHLSYNKSLQCYQVKTYKNDHTCARDMGSNAADQHWISLKVEKRMNTQPHMRTNEAIDFLREEFSLTAHPKMVYRAVREARERIMGNEREQYSNGFKTGCRPLIHLDGCFLKTYYGGQLLTAVAQDANNQFYVVAYGVAKSETKESWKWFLTLLEEDLGDVQTHGWNFMSDQQKVNLIIT; translated from the exons ATGGACCAAGATGTTAGGTTCTATGAGAGCTTGAtgcaagatgatgatgatgacccgGTATATGACTATGAATCTGAGACTTTACATACACCTATTtcatcagatgatgaatctagCAAGCATAAATTTTCTGAGTTTGATGACGATTATGAGCATGGAGAGGGGAGGTTTGAGTTAGGGACAAGGTTTGCCACCATTGACAGATTTAAGGAAGTTGTAAAAGACTCATTCATTGCTGAGGGTAGGGAGCTAAGGTGGATTAAGAATGACAAAGAGAGAGTGAGGGTGGGATGCATAGATGATGAGTGTCCATGGCTGGTTCATTTATCATACAATAAGTCTCTGCAATGCTATCAGGTTAAGACTTACAAGAATGACCATACATGTGCAAGGGACATGGGAAGTAATGCGGCTGATCAACATTGGATTAGCTTAAAGGTTGAGAAGAGAATGAATACACAGCCTCATATGAGAACAAATGAGGCTATTGACTTCCTCAGAGAAGAATTCTCACTCACTGCACATCCAAAAATGGTGTACAGAGCAGTTAGAGAGGCAAGAGAGAGAATCATGGGTAATGAGAGGGAGCAGTATAGTAAT GGGTTCAAAACTGGGTGTAGGCCATTGATACATCTTGATGGCTGCTTTCTGAAGACTTATTATGGTGGACAACTCCTCACAGCAGTTGCCCAGGATGCCAATAACCAATTTTACGTGGTTGCCTATGGAGTAGCTAAGTCTGAAACTAAGGAATCCTGGAAGTGGTTCTTGACTCTTCTCGAAGAGGATTTGGGGGATGTGCAGActcatggatggaactttatgTCCGACCAACAAAAGGTAAACTTGATTATTACTTAG
- the LOC107462064 gene encoding fasciclin-like arabinogalactan protein 15 — protein MDFTHLLLLLFFLFFGVGFSENTNPRLLASPSLLSTTQINSNSILVALLDSHYTELAELIEKAMLLQTLEEAVATHNITIFAPTNQALESNLDSFFKRFLLEPANLHSLQALILFHILPTRISSQYRFGSTRFNTLSSEPIRLQTNSTSKEWTVDRVKITRPDDVTRPDGIIHGVNGLLIPRSVQDYFNRRRSLRSIAAVKPEPAPEIDPRTNRVKKLDPKEKPPGSKPSLPIYEALAPGPSLAPASAPAPGGHHGHFDGESQVRDFIHTLIHYGGYNEMADILVNLTSLATEMGRLVSEGYVLTVLAPNDEAMAKLTTEQLSEPGAPEQIMYYHLIPEYQTEESMYNAVRRFGKVRYDTLRLPHKVVAVEADGSVRFGKGGGSAYLFDPDIYTDGRISVQGIDGVLFPMEEGEETVTGRVKNGNRTGQPVKVVVKHRRGKLLEAACWMLGTVRQHSRFTSCQ, from the exons ATGGATTTCACccatctgcttcttcttctcttcttcttattctttggTGTGGGATTCTCGGAGAACACGAATCCGAGGTTGCTGGCGTCACCATCATTGTTATCAACGACTCAGATAAACTCGAACTCGATCCTTGTGGCTCTTCTGGACTCCCATTACACAGAGCTCGCGGAGCTCATAGAAAAAGCCATGCTCCTTCAAACACTCGAAGAAGCCGTAGCCACACACAACATCACAATCTTCGCACCCACCAACCAAGCCTTAGAATCAAACCTTGATTCTTTCTTCAAACGCTTCCTTCTCGAACCAGCTAATCTCCATTCCCTCCAAGCCCTCATTCTCTTCCACATCCTCCCAACCCGAATTTCATCCCAATATAGATTCGGGTCGACCCGATTCAACACGCTATCGTCCGAACCCATTCGCCTTCAGACGAATTCCACATCCAAAGAATGGACAGTCGATCGGGTCAAGATAACCCGTCCCGATGATGTTACCCGGCCCGATGGTATCATCCATGGGGTTAACGGCCTTCTCATTCCACGTTCCGTACAAGATTACTTCAACCGCCGCCGCAGTCTTCGCTCGATTGCCGCCGTGAAACCCGAGCCAGCTCCCGAAATCGATCCGAGAACCAACCGGGTTAAGAAGCTCGACCCGAAAGAAAAGCCTCCGGGCTCAAAACCCTCACTCCCGATCTATGAGGCGCTGGCACCGGGACCGTCACTAGCTCCGGCGTCGGCACCGGCACCTGGAGGCCACCACGGGCACTTCGACGGTGAGTCTCAGGTGAGGGACTTCATCCACACGCTAATCCACTACGGAGGGTACAACGAGATGGCGGACATTCTCGTAAACCTAACGTCACTGGCCACGGAGATGGGACGCTTGGTGTCAGAGGGTTACGTCCTCACCGTCCTTGCGCCGAACGACGAGGCTATGGCCAAGCTTACGACGGAGCAACTCAGTGAACCGGGGGCACCGGAGCAGATAATGTACTACCATCTGATACCGGAGTACCAAACAGAAGAGAGCATGTACAATGCTGTTAGAAGGTTCGGGAAGGTTAGGTACGATACGCTGCGGTTGCCGCATAAGGTGGTGGCGGTGGAGGCTGATGGTTCGGTGCGGTTCGGAAAAGGTGGCGGTTCGGCTTATTTGTTCGATCCTGATATATATACCGATGGAAGAATCTCTGTTCAGGGGATTGACGGGGTTTTGTTTCCGATGGAAGAAGGAGAGGAGACGGTGACGGGTCGGGTCAAGAACGGGAATCGGACGGGTCAACCCGTTAAGGTCGTTGTCAAGCATAGAAGAG GAAAATTGCTTGAAGCAGCATGCTGGATGCTTGGAACCGTCCGTCAACATTCTAGATTCACCTCTTGTCAATGA